TTTCTTGCTTTAAATTCGCTCTGTCTTCTATTTTTTCTATAGTTCTAAGTCCTATACCTCTTCTTGGAACATTTATTATCCTTTTTATAGATATATCATCTTGTGGATTTTGTATAACTCTTAAATATGCTATTAAATCCTTTATTTCTTTTCTTTCATAGAATTTTGTTCCTCCATATATATTATACGGTATTTGACTTCTGTTTAATGCATCTTCTACAGAACGAGATTGTGCATTAGCTCTGTAAAGTACTGCAAAATCTTTGTAGGATCTATTTTGCTCTCTTGATATTTTAGCTATCATATCTGCAACAAAATCTGATTCTTCTATTTCATCTTGAGCTACTTGTATCTTGATAAGCTCTCCATCTTTTTTCTCACTCCAAAGTCTTTTTCTTTTTCTTTCTATATTATTAGATATAACCGTATTAGCTGCATCTAATATAATTTGAGTTGATCTATAGTTTTGTTCAAGCTTAACTACATGAACATCATCATAATCCTTTTCAAATTCAAGTATATTTCTTATATCAGCACCTCTCCAACCATATATACTTTGGTCATCATCTCCAACAACGCATATATTTTGATGCTCTCTAGCTAGTATCTTGATTAATTCATATTGTGCTTTGCTTGTATCTTGATACTCATCGACCATTATATACTTAAATCTATTTCTATAATAGTCTAGGACTTCTTTATCGCTTTTTAAAAGTTCAACTGTTTTAAATATTAAATCATCAAAATCTAATGCACTATTTCTCTTTAAACGATCTTGATATAGTGCATATACATCTGCTATCTTACTCATTCTATTATCATTCATGTGCATCGCCTTAAATTGTTTAGGATCATATAACTTATCCTTAGCACCTGATATAGTACTTATTATCATTTTTGGTTCAAATACTTTATCATTTAAATTTAATTCTTTTAAACAGTCTTTTACTAATGTAACCTGATCCGCGCTATCATATATAACAAAACTTCTATTGTATCCGATTCTATTTATATCTTTTCTAAGTATACGTACACAACAAGAGTGGAATGTACTTATCCACATATCACTTGCATCTGATTCTAATGTTTCTTCTACTCTCTCTCTCATTTCATTTGCTGCTTTATTAGTAAATGTTATAGCTAATATATTTGCAGGCTGTACACCTTTATCTTCTATAAGATGCCCTATTCTTGTTGTTAACACTCTTGTTTTACCAGAACCTGCTCCCGCTAATATAAGTACAGGCCCCTCTGTTTTTTCTACAGCTTCTCTTTGGGCAGGATTTAACGTATCTAAATTCATCTTCGTCCTCCTAATAATGATATATATCTATTTTAATCTAAATAATATTTTTCTTCAAATCTTAAGGCTAAGTAATATTTTAATTTTAGCCAATATAAAGTAACTCTAAAACTATCTAACTTTTAATATTACAAATTAGTATATAACTTATTATAATTTAAAAAAGGCATAGAGTAAAACTTTATCTCTTTGCCTTTTTATGTATATGATGAATTTCTCAATACAACTACAATACTTTATATTCACGTTAGCATCAAAAACTTATCCAAGTATTTTATAAATAATACACTTGCTAGATTTATTATTTGTTACAGTAACAATAACATCAAGTTCTTTCTGAATTATATAATAAAAATCAAATTTTATAATAAAACTCTATTAATAATCTATTTGGCATAAAGTACATTATATAAGATATTTTTTTCATATTTTTACTTAATATATTAATTCGTATAAACATACTGTTCTATGCCTTTTGCTACTCCATCATTTTGAACTGTGTCTGTTATTTTATTTGAATATTTTTTAACCTCATCACTAGCATTCCCCATAGCTATTCCACATCCTACAGTTGATAGCATCTCAATATCATTTTTACCATCACCGAAAGCATAAGTGTTTTCTATTTTAATGTCTAAAAAATCTATAGCTTTCAATATTGCACTTCCCTTAGTATTTTTCTTTAAATATACTTCAACAGCACTTTTATTTACACTACTAAAATAATCACATTCTGGGTTAATTTTGATCAATGATAAGCATAGTTCTTTAATTTCATCATTTGGACATAGCATTTCAAATTTATGAACGTCAATTTCTTCAATATTAAACTCATCTTTAAAATACGTTCTATTAACACCTATTTCATCATAATACTTATAAAAATCCTTACAACTTTCTTTCATATATGAATATAGCTCTCCTTGAAGTATATACTGTATGTTGTTATTTTCAAGTTGTGTAACTATATTTTTAATAAATTCTTTTTCTATAGGTTCACTATAAATAGTTTCATTATTTATTATTACATGTGCCCCGTTTGATAAAATAAATCCATCAAATCCAAAATTTAATATCTTTTCATCTAAAAGTGCAAAAGGTCTTCCTGTAGATATAAAAACATAGTCTCCTTTTTCTTGAACTTTTTTTATTGCCTTTTTTACATTAGGAGTAATATCTTTTATTCCACCCATACAATCTATTAATGTTCCATCTATATCTAAAAAAATTGCTTTTTTCATTTTTTAACTCCTATTATGTATCTTTTATTAATCTATGATTATACCTTTAAAGTATATATACTTACTTTCAAACATAAAAAATAAACGGTAAACTATTTATATATTTACCGTTTATTCATCAAGTTTATCTATATCTTAGTTTACAGCACAACTGCTAAGTTGAGCAGATATTCCATATTTAGTATCTCCTAATCCACAGAATGCATCTACTGAACTTACACCTTTAAACTCTGATCTTCCTAGCATTTTATCAACTAATGAACTTAAAGTAAAATCTTTGTTATCATAAGCATTTATATAAGTCTTAACTTGAGGTACATCCGCTAAGTGGAATGGGCATTGTAATGATATAAATATTGTTGGTACTTCATTTACATAGAATGGTATATCTGGAGTACCTTTACTTGCTGGCCATTGTATTCTTTGGTCAGTATTTGGATTAACTATTGCTAAGTTTATTATTAAATCATAATTATCTGTTAAGTCTGTTATAGGTCTCTTTTGAGCATATATATTTCCTATAGCAGCCATTCTTTCTTCTGGTGGAAGTTTCATTATCTTATCAGCTGGTGATTCCCATATAGAAACTTCAAATCCTTCCTTCTCTAACATTTCTTTCATTACTTGAGATGGCTTAGGTCCTTGAGCACCTATTAATGCACCAAATCCACCTTCAGTACCTTTTACATCAACAAGTAAAACTCTCTTGTGTTTTTCTGGTGATATTGGGAATATATCTTCAGTATTCTTAACTAAAACTATACCTTTATCAGCAACTTCAGCAGCTATAGCTTTATTTTCTGGTAAACCTATTTTAGCCATTGCTTCTTCTTTAGGCATCATTATTTCAGTTTTAGCTTTTTTATGAAGCCCTAAAGCAGCTTTAGTTCCTAATATTCTAGTTAAAGCTTCATTTAATCTTTCATCAGTTATTATTCCGTTTTTGTATCCATCCATCATGTATCCGAAATCTTCATCTGGATCATTGAAGAATAAGAATATATCTGAACCTGCAGCTATAGCTGTTGGTAACATTTCACTTCTCTTCATAGCTGAAGTCATAGCTACCATGTGAGATGCATCTGTTACAACTAATCCGTTGAAATTCATTTTACCTCTTAATAAGTCAGTTAATATATACTTACTTAATGTAGCTGGCATATATAATTCTTCAGTAGTAGCTTCTGGATTGAAGTATTTTACATACTCTGGTAAAGCTATATGTCCTGCCATTATTGATGGAAGTCCAGCTTCAAATAATCCTCCATATACTTTTCCAAATGTAGCATCCCACTCTTCACATGATAACCAGTTTGGAGCAAACGATAAGTGTTGGTCTCTCTCATCTATACCATC
The Romboutsia ilealis genome window above contains:
- a CDS encoding DUF3553 domain-containing protein; translated protein: MNLDTLNPAQREAVEKTEGPVLILAGAGSGKTRVLTTRIGHLIEDKGVQPANILAITFTNKAANEMRERVEETLESDASDMWISTFHSCCVRILRKDINRIGYNRSFVIYDSADQVTLVKDCLKELNLNDKVFEPKMIISTISGAKDKLYDPKQFKAMHMNDNRMSKIADVYALYQDRLKRNSALDFDDLIFKTVELLKSDKEVLDYYRNRFKYIMVDEYQDTSKAQYELIKILAREHQNICVVGDDDQSIYGWRGADIRNILEFEKDYDDVHVVKLEQNYRSTQIILDAANTVISNNIERKRKRLWSEKKDGELIKIQVAQDEIEESDFVADMIAKISREQNRSYKDFAVLYRANAQSRSVEDALNRSQIPYNIYGGTKFYERKEIKDLIAYLRVIQNPQDDISIKRIINVPRRGIGLRTIEKIEDRANLKQESIYSVLIDIETNSDISTKARNSISEFVDNVIGTLRTMREVYPVSKLIEKVIESIDYYGYIDELYKGNKEEAEERKDNVKEFISVAMEFEQISEEKDLETFLTGVALTSESSEEEEIDKVSLMTIHTSKGLEFPVVFIVGMEDGLFPIARAVRSMNDSEIEEERRLCYVGITRAKEILYLTLTQKRTLYGKTNPSIASRFMEELPKECIERLNSAEKELSYSKASYNVLDKYKQKYMNTINKTAVAKQVNATIKDKEKETNIDDIKPGARVHHPKFGVGTVVGMMGTDVTIAFEQQGIKKINKEYTTLDVL
- a CDS encoding HAD family hydrolase, with protein sequence MKKAIFLDIDGTLIDCMGGIKDITPNVKKAIKKVQEKGDYVFISTGRPFALLDEKILNFGFDGFILSNGAHVIINNETIYSEPIEKEFIKNIVTQLENNNIQYILQGELYSYMKESCKDFYKYYDEIGVNRTYFKDEFNIEEIDVHKFEMLCPNDEIKELCLSLIKINPECDYFSSVNKSAVEVYLKKNTKGSAILKAIDFLDIKIENTYAFGDGKNDIEMLSTVGCGIAMGNASDEVKKYSNKITDTVQNDGVAKGIEQYVYTN
- a CDS encoding glycoside hydrolase family 3 protein, coding for MVNLKAKPYNLDEQGIKWVEETIANMTIEEKIGQLFVNMGASRDEEYLKEMVNNYHIGAVRYNPATASEVYDQNKILQENSKIPLLIAANTEAGGNGACVDGTYVGYEVKIGSTNDKKYAYEMGRVSGVEASAIGCNWSFAPIVDINRNWRNPIISNRCWSGDADMVLEYSLEYMRGIMESGIAPAAKHFPGDGIDERDQHLSFAPNWLSCEEWDATFGKVYGGLFEAGLPSIMAGHIALPEYVKYFNPEATTEELYMPATLSKYILTDLLRGKMNFNGLVVTDASHMVAMTSAMKRSEMLPTAIAAGSDIFLFFNDPDEDFGYMMDGYKNGIITDERLNEALTRILGTKAALGLHKKAKTEIMMPKEEAMAKIGLPENKAIAAEVADKGIVLVKNTEDIFPISPEKHKRVLLVDVKGTEGGFGALIGAQGPKPSQVMKEMLEKEGFEVSIWESPADKIMKLPPEERMAAIGNIYAQKRPITDLTDNYDLIINLAIVNPNTDQRIQWPASKGTPDIPFYVNEVPTIFISLQCPFHLADVPQVKTYINAYDNKDFTLSSLVDKMLGRSEFKGVSSVDAFCGLGDTKYGISAQLSSCAVN